One genomic region from Phragmites australis chromosome 1, lpPhrAust1.1, whole genome shotgun sequence encodes:
- the LOC133922064 gene encoding cyclic nucleotide-gated ion channel 4-like, producing MPAELWAHSSVSTSSAASSPPHGAPPTMTTRGGKSRRGAWAAALDPRARWAREWHRAYLLACAAGLMVDPLFLYAVSVSAPLMCVFLDGWFAAAVTALRCTVDAMHAWNLLLRLRDARAPRREGGLDEEAAQQGSGGGGAAMPAQARSTKGILLDSFVILPVMQVVVWVAAPAMIRAGSTTAVMTVLLVSFLFEYLPKIYHSVRFLRRIQNVSGYIFGTIWWGIALNLMAYFVAAHAVGACWYLLGVQRSTKCLREQCAQAGNGCAPWALACPEPLYYGATARGLDADRLAWAGNASARGTCLDSGDNYQYGAYKWTVMLVANPSRLERILLPIFWGLMTLSTFGNLESTTEWLEIVFNIITITGGLILVTMLIGNIKVFLNATTSKNQAMHTRLRGMELWMKRKNLPRSIRQRVRQYERQRWAATRGVDECRIIRDLPEGLRRDIKYHLCLDLVRQVPLFQHMDDLVLENICDRVKSLIFPKGEVIVREGDPVQRMLFIVRGHLQSSQVLRNGAMSCCMLGPGNFSGDELLSWCLRRPFLERLPASSSTLAILESTEAFGLDAADVKYVTQHFRYTFTKEKVRRSARYYSPGWRTWAAVAVQLAWRRYKHRKTLASLSFIRPRRPLSRCSSLGEEKLRLYAALLTSPKPNQDDLL from the exons ATGCCAGCCGAGCTCTGGGCGCACTCGTCTGTGTCCACCTCCTCCGCGGCTTCGTCGCCCCCTCATGGGGCGCCGCCGACGATGACGACGCGGGGAGGCAAGAGCCGGCGCGGGGCGTGGGCGGCAGCGCTGGACCCGCGGGCAAGGTGGGCGCGGGAGTGGCACCGCGCGTACCTGCTCGCCTGCGCGGCGGGGCTCATGGTCGACCCGCTCTTCCTGTACGCCGTGTCCGTCAGCGCGCCGCTCATGTGCGTCTTCCTCGACGGCTGGTTCGCGGCTGCGGTCACCGCGCTCCGGTGCACGGTCGACGCCATGCACGCCTGGAACCTGCTGCTGCGGCTCCGGGACGCGCGCGCGCCGAGGCGGGAGGGCGGCttggacgaggaggcggcgcaacaggggagcggcggcggcggcgccgccatGCCGGCACAGGCGAGGTCCACGAAGGGGATCCTCTTGGACTCCTTCGTCATTCTACCGGTGATGCAG GTGGTCGTTTGGGTGGCAGCGCCGGCGATGATACGCGCCGGATCGACCACCGCCGTCATGACCGTGCTGCTGGTGTCGTTCCTGTTCGAGTACCTGCCCAAGATCTACCACTCGGTCCGCTTCCTGCGCCGGATTCAGAACGTCTCCGGCTACATCTTCGGCACCATCTGGTGGGGGATCGCGCTCAATCTCATGGCCTACTTCGTCGCCGCTCAT GCGGTGGGCGCGTGCTGGTACTTGCTCGGCGTGCAGCGGTCAACCAAGTGCCTCAGGGAGCAGTGCGCCCAGGCCGGGAACGGGTGCGCACCGTGGGCGCTGGCGTGCCCGGAGCCGCTCTACTACGGCGCCACCGCGCGCGGCCTTGACGCGGACAGGCTCGCCTGGGCCGGCAACGCCAGCGCCAGGGGCACTTGCCTCGACAGCGGCGACAACTACCAGTACGGGGCTTACAAGTGGACCGTCATGCTGGTGGCCAACCCGAGCAGGCTCGAGAGGATTCTGCTCCCCATCTTCTGGGGGTTAATGACTCTCAG CACGTTTGGGAATTTGGAGAGCACAACGGAGTGGCTGGAGATTGTGTTCaacatcatcaccatcaccgGCGGACTAATTCTCGTGACTATGCTCATAGGAAACATCAAG GTGTTCCTGAACGCGACGACGTCCAAGAATCAGGCGATGCACACGAGGCTGCGGGGCATGGAGCTTTGGATGAAGCGCAAGAACCTGCCGCGGAGCATCCGGCAGCGGGTGAGGCAGTACGAGCGGCAGCGGTGGGCGGCCACGCGCGGCGTGGACGAGTGCCGCATCATCCgggacctgcccgaggggctcCGCAGGGACATCAAGTACCACCTCTGCCTCGACCTCGTCCGCCAG GTGCCGCTGTTCCAGCACATGGACGATCTGGTGCTCGAGAACATCTGCGACAGGGTCAAGTCCCTCATATTTCCCAAAGGAGAAGTC ATCGTCAGAGAAGGTGACCCGGTGCAGAGGATGCTGTTCATCGTTCGTGGCCACCTGCAGAGCAGCCAGGTGCTCCGCAATGGAGCCATGAGCTGCTGCATGCTGGGGCCGGGCAACTTCAGTGGCGACGAGCTGCTGTCGTGGTGCCTGCGCCGGCCGTTCCTGGAGCGGCTGCCGGCGTCGTCGTCGACGCTGGCGATACTGGAGAGCACGGAGGCGTTCGGGCTGGACGCGGCGGACGTCAAGTACGTGACGCAGCACTTCCGGTACACCTTCACCAAAGAGAAGGTGCGGCGCAGCGCGCGATACTACTCGCCCGGGTGGCGCACCTGGGCGGCCGTGGCGGTGCAGCTTGCGTGGCGCCGGTACAAGCACCGCAAGACGCTCGCGTCGCTGTCCTTCATCCGCCCGCGACGGCCCCTGTCGCGGTGCTCGTCGCTCGGGGAGGAGAAGCTGCGCCTCTACGCCGCGCTGCTCACATCGCCCAAGCCCAACCAGGACGACTTGCTCTGA
- the LOC133922073 gene encoding uncharacterized protein LOC133922073: MANHGAAALLIASLLVAVALAADARLTVHRDAFGAYVVADATTVPSLACSKVHGVQVTETCFSVAQDAGLTQEQFLGFNPNINCEKVFVGQWVCLAATSA; encoded by the exons ATGGCGAACCACGGCGCCGCCGCACTTCTGATCGCGTCTCTCCTGGTGGCGGtcgccctcgccgccgacgccaggCTCACCGTGCACCGCGACGCGTTCGGAG CTTACGTGGTGGCGGACGCGACGACGGTGCCGTCGCTGGCCTGCAGCAAGGTGCACGGGGTGCAGGTGACCGAGACGTGCTTCTCCGTGGCGCAGGACGCGGGGCTGACCCAGGAGCAGTTCCTCGGCTTCAACCCCAACATCAACTGCGAGAAGGTCTTCGTCGGTCAGTGGGTCTGCCTTGCTGCGACCTCCGCTTGA